One window from the genome of Hyphomonas neptunium ATCC 15444 encodes:
- a CDS encoding acetyl-CoA carboxylase biotin carboxylase subunit — MFKKILIANRGEIAVRVIKTCRRLGVKTVVVYSDADAGSMAVEMADETVYIGPSPAAQSYLVQDKIIDAVRQTGAEAIHPGFGFLSENAGFAKRLEKEGIGWIGPNAHAIDAMGDKISSKKLAAEAGVSTVPGHMDLIKDTKHAVEISREIGYPVMIKASAGGGGKGIRVAANDKEVEEGFPAVKAEATASFGDDRIFIEKFILEPRHIEIQVLGDKHGNCIYLNERECSIQRRNQKVIEEAPSPLLDAETRKKMGEQAVALAKAVNYDSAGTVEFVASGKDKGFYFLEMNTRLQVEHPVTEMITGVDLVEQMLLSAYGEKLKIKQSDVKINGWAVESRVYAEDPYRNFLPSIGRLKRFHPPAEGKVARGTVRLDSGVREGDEISMFYDPMIAKLITHGKDRDAALDAHGEALDRFHIEGIQDNIPFIAAVVDEKRFRSGNITTAYIKDEFPEGFQGTEPTPEQEAQLICSAAYVHAFFSRRAAQISDQMSNPAAAIRKEWVVILGDKHHPVTIDIGKDGEAQITVNGGKAHSFVTRWQPGQHLVEGVLDGKPFAVKFADRTEGYLFRHRGVALRALVCTPFVADLHGRLPEKPKADTSKLVISPMPGLVVSMDVELGQEVQEGEAVCIVEAMKMQNIIRAGATGTVKAINVKAGESVAADEIMVEFA, encoded by the coding sequence ATGTTCAAGAAGATCCTGATCGCCAATCGCGGTGAAATCGCCGTTCGTGTCATCAAGACCTGCCGCAGGCTCGGCGTCAAAACGGTCGTGGTTTATTCGGATGCGGATGCGGGTTCGATGGCGGTCGAGATGGCCGACGAGACCGTATATATCGGGCCTTCGCCGGCGGCGCAGTCGTATCTCGTTCAGGACAAGATCATCGACGCAGTGCGCCAGACCGGCGCCGAGGCGATCCATCCGGGCTTTGGTTTCCTGTCCGAGAATGCGGGATTCGCCAAACGCCTCGAAAAAGAGGGCATCGGCTGGATCGGCCCGAATGCGCACGCCATCGACGCGATGGGCGACAAGATTTCGTCGAAGAAGCTGGCCGCTGAAGCCGGTGTTTCGACCGTTCCGGGGCATATGGACCTCATCAAGGACACCAAGCACGCCGTCGAGATCAGCCGCGAGATCGGCTATCCGGTGATGATCAAGGCGTCTGCGGGCGGCGGCGGCAAGGGCATCCGCGTGGCGGCCAATGACAAGGAAGTCGAAGAAGGCTTCCCGGCCGTGAAAGCCGAAGCGACCGCCTCTTTCGGCGACGACCGGATCTTCATCGAGAAGTTCATTCTTGAGCCGCGCCACATCGAAATCCAGGTGCTGGGCGACAAGCATGGCAACTGTATTTACCTCAACGAGCGCGAATGCTCGATCCAGCGCCGGAACCAGAAGGTGATCGAGGAAGCGCCCTCGCCGCTGCTTGACGCCGAGACGCGCAAGAAGATGGGCGAGCAGGCTGTGGCGCTGGCCAAGGCTGTGAATTATGACAGCGCCGGCACTGTGGAATTCGTCGCCTCGGGCAAGGACAAGGGCTTCTACTTCCTTGAAATGAATACCCGGCTTCAGGTGGAGCACCCGGTGACCGAGATGATCACGGGCGTGGACCTGGTCGAGCAGATGCTGCTGTCGGCCTATGGCGAAAAGCTGAAGATCAAGCAGTCGGACGTGAAGATCAATGGCTGGGCGGTGGAGAGCCGCGTCTATGCCGAAGACCCGTATCGCAACTTCCTGCCGTCGATTGGCCGTCTGAAGCGGTTCCATCCGCCTGCGGAAGGCAAAGTGGCCCGCGGGACTGTGCGCCTGGATTCCGGCGTGCGTGAGGGCGACGAAATCTCGATGTTCTATGACCCGATGATCGCCAAGCTGATCACGCACGGGAAAGACCGGGACGCGGCGCTGGACGCCCATGGCGAGGCGCTGGACCGGTTCCACATCGAGGGCATTCAGGACAACATTCCGTTCATTGCCGCAGTGGTAGACGAGAAGCGGTTCCGCTCCGGCAACATCACGACGGCGTATATCAAGGACGAGTTCCCCGAAGGCTTCCAGGGCACCGAGCCGACGCCGGAGCAGGAAGCGCAGCTGATCTGTTCGGCCGCTTATGTGCATGCGTTCTTCTCGCGGCGGGCCGCGCAGATTTCCGATCAGATGTCGAACCCCGCTGCCGCCATCCGCAAGGAATGGGTGGTGATCCTGGGTGACAAGCATCACCCCGTCACCATCGACATCGGCAAGGATGGGGAAGCTCAGATCACGGTCAATGGCGGCAAGGCGCACAGCTTTGTTACGCGGTGGCAGCCGGGCCAGCATCTGGTTGAGGGCGTGCTGGATGGCAAGCCGTTTGCCGTGAAGTTTGCCGACCGGACCGAGGGCTATCTGTTCCGCCATCGCGGCGTGGCGCTGCGCGCGCTGGTGTGTACGCCGTTTGTGGCTGACCTGCATGGCCGCCTGCCGGAGAAGCCGAAGGCGGACACGTCCAAGCTGGTGATTTCGCCGATGCCGGGGCTGGTGGTTTCGATGGATGTCGAGCTGGGCCAGGAAGTGCAGGAAGGTGAGGCGGTCTGTATCGTGGAAGCGATGAAGATGCAGAACATCATCCGCGCGGGCGCAACCGGGACGGTGAAGGCGATCAACGTCAAGGCGGGCGAAAGCGTTGCCGCTGACGAGATCATGGTGGAGTTCGCCTGA
- a CDS encoding DUF805 domain-containing protein yields the protein MVSFPDAVKMFFARYVDFQGRSRRSEYWWVALFNLIVIGVLVILLMALGGLNPDTGEMGPLGFVFIGIMILYGLAIVIPSIALFVRRLHDINQTGWIYLGLVIAGFIPLINFVASIAQIVIACIPGTAGPNKYGPDPKNPGAGSADIFA from the coding sequence ATGGTAAGCTTTCCTGACGCCGTAAAAATGTTTTTCGCCCGCTATGTCGACTTTCAGGGGCGTTCGCGCCGGTCGGAATACTGGTGGGTCGCCCTGTTCAACCTGATCGTCATTGGCGTTCTGGTCATCCTGCTGATGGCGCTGGGCGGCCTCAACCCGGATACGGGCGAGATGGGACCGCTGGGCTTTGTCTTCATCGGCATCATGATCCTCTACGGGCTGGCCATTGTCATTCCGAGCATCGCTCTGTTTGTGCGCCGGCTGCATGACATCAACCAGACCGGCTGGATTTATCTGGGGCTGGTGATTGCGGGCTTCATTCCGCTGATCAACTTTGTCGCCTCGATCGCGCAGATCGTGATTGCGTGCATTCCGGGCACCGCTGGCCCCAACAAATACGGCCCCGATCCGAAGAATCCGGGTGCGGGCAGCGCCGACATCTTTGCCTGA
- a CDS encoding DUF805 domain-containing protein, translating to MDFRHVFFDPKGRIGPRTFGQGYVLLTGAMLVVTVLSLIASPGAGILQYALVFPYICLFGKRLHDAGLSAWLWLVFLLGYFLINVVASAILVPILAPETQAIQLEVQKVMEANGLNAGMEELARRAPEIAQSSALVNVIVLLIASAIVGFVAYRLRSDPQPNRHGPPTLRGNRPDARP from the coding sequence ATGGATTTCCGTCACGTTTTCTTTGATCCCAAAGGCCGTATCGGGCCGCGCACGTTCGGGCAGGGCTATGTGCTGCTGACGGGGGCGATGCTGGTGGTGACGGTGTTGTCGCTGATCGCCTCGCCGGGGGCGGGTATCCTGCAATATGCGCTGGTGTTTCCGTATATCTGCCTGTTCGGCAAACGCCTGCATGACGCGGGCCTGAGCGCCTGGCTGTGGCTGGTGTTCCTGCTGGGCTATTTCCTGATCAATGTGGTCGCCTCGGCCATTCTGGTGCCGATCCTGGCGCCGGAGACGCAGGCCATCCAGCTGGAAGTGCAGAAGGTGATGGAGGCCAACGGCCTCAATGCCGGGATGGAGGAGCTGGCCCGGCGCGCGCCCGAGATCGCGCAATCTTCCGCGCTGGTGAATGTGATCGTGTTGCTGATCGCCAGCGCGATCGTGGGCTTTGTGGCCTACCGCCTGCGCTCTGACCCCCAACCCAATCGCCACGGACCGCCGACACTGCGCGGGAACCGTCCTGACGCCCGCCCCTGA
- a CDS encoding DUF805 domain-containing protein yields the protein MDYTAGAIDPARPWIRDERDAPAEMNWRNTLLNPFGKTYKLHFTRAWTFMFLGRVLLYIVPSFIAMIAGIAGVSTDGLNAPVNLLLFSVPAVLLPFAVFTLVTEYTSFVVHMRRLTEAGRSAFMAVIVLVPLVLGLIAYALGTQGGAAQYRQMHTPANTEAVEAKKETEAGDEGEDAASKDGQAAAGPPARDPRRAAMMEMSERELAMQAGMGLAFPIWWLASFGAMLWSLMYVARLPNGGQGQFRTGSHMTPEEIARGV from the coding sequence ATGGACTATACAGCCGGCGCCATTGACCCCGCCCGCCCCTGGATTCGCGATGAGCGCGACGCGCCTGCCGAGATGAACTGGCGCAACACGCTGCTCAATCCCTTTGGCAAGACCTACAAGCTGCACTTCACGCGGGCCTGGACGTTCATGTTCCTGGGCCGGGTGTTGCTCTATATCGTGCCGAGCTTCATCGCGATGATTGCGGGCATTGCGGGGGTGAGCACCGATGGCCTGAACGCGCCGGTCAACCTTTTGCTGTTCTCTGTGCCGGCGGTGCTGTTGCCGTTTGCCGTGTTTACGCTGGTGACCGAATACACCTCCTTTGTGGTGCATATGCGCCGCCTGACAGAGGCGGGACGCTCGGCGTTCATGGCGGTGATCGTGCTGGTGCCGCTGGTGCTGGGGCTGATTGCCTACGCGCTGGGCACACAGGGCGGGGCGGCGCAGTATCGCCAGATGCATACGCCTGCCAACACCGAAGCGGTGGAAGCCAAGAAAGAGACCGAAGCCGGGGACGAGGGCGAAGACGCCGCCTCCAAAGATGGGCAGGCGGCAGCCGGGCCGCCGGCGCGTGATCCGCGCCGGGCCGCGATGATGGAAATGAGTGAGCGGGAGCTGGCGATGCAGGCCGGGATGGGGCTGGCGTTTCCGATCTGGTGGCTGGCCTCGTTCGGGGCGATGCTGTGGTCGCTGATGTATGTCGCGCGCCTGCCCAATGGCGGGCAGGGGCAGTTTCGCACGGGCAGTCACATGACGCCTGAGGAGATTGCGCGCGGGGTTTGA
- the lipB gene encoding lipoyl(octanoyl) transferase LipB, with protein MQNFPPVEWAVSDAPVPYEAALAVMEARARAIREDGAPELVWFLEHPPLYTAGTSARIEDLKDPARFPVFEAGRGGQYTYHGPGQRVAYVMLDVAARGRDVRAFVAHLEAWIIQALAAFNVEGGMRDGRVGVWVDRTEPGGPPREDKIAAIGVRLKRWVSFHGISLNVEPELDHFTGITPCGIADPRYGVTSLADLGRIISMEEADIALKAAFQQVFASPLVRVDPPVTGSVPA; from the coding sequence ATGCAGAATTTTCCCCCCGTCGAATGGGCCGTGTCAGATGCCCCCGTGCCCTATGAGGCGGCGCTCGCCGTCATGGAGGCCCGCGCCCGCGCGATTCGCGAGGACGGCGCCCCGGAGCTGGTGTGGTTTCTGGAACATCCCCCCCTCTACACCGCCGGCACCTCCGCCCGCATCGAAGACCTGAAAGACCCCGCCCGCTTCCCCGTCTTTGAAGCCGGGCGCGGCGGCCAGTACACCTATCACGGCCCCGGCCAGCGGGTGGCCTATGTCATGCTCGATGTCGCCGCCCGCGGCCGCGATGTGCGCGCCTTCGTGGCCCATCTGGAAGCCTGGATCATCCAGGCGCTGGCCGCGTTCAATGTCGAAGGCGGCATGCGCGACGGCCGTGTCGGGGTCTGGGTCGACCGCACAGAGCCCGGCGGCCCGCCCCGCGAAGACAAGATCGCCGCCATCGGCGTGCGCCTGAAGCGCTGGGTGTCCTTCCACGGCATCTCGCTGAACGTCGAGCCGGAGCTCGACCATTTCACCGGCATCACCCCCTGCGGCATCGCAGACCCCCGCTACGGCGTCACCAGCCTGGCCGACCTCGGCCGTATAATCTCGATGGAAGAAGCCGACATCGCCCTCAAGGCGGCCTTCCAGCAGGTCTTCGCCAGCCCCCTGGTCCGCGTTGACCCACCCGTGACAGGATCTGTCCCGGCCTGA
- a CDS encoding sulfite exporter TauE/SafE family protein, whose protein sequence is MSLGLGLLFFITAALYASVGFGGGSTYNALLVLHGTDYRILPAIALVCNILVVTGGVIRFHLTKQLSLRRLMPFLITSIPAAWLGGRLPVPETVFVGLLGAALLVSGLYLAFERAPPETAPPTGAPPPGLISYATGAAIGLLSGLVGIGGGIFLAPVLYFLGWGTPRQIAAASSLFILVNSVSGLAGQVTKLQDTDVLHLAMPYWPLLPLVVIGGQIGSWMASQKLQPRIVKRLTAVLLLYVAARLLFTLAGQLTP, encoded by the coding sequence ATGAGCCTCGGGCTCGGCCTTCTCTTCTTCATAACCGCCGCCCTCTACGCCTCAGTCGGCTTCGGCGGCGGCTCCACCTACAATGCCCTTCTCGTTCTTCACGGTACGGACTACCGCATCCTTCCGGCCATCGCGCTGGTCTGCAACATACTTGTCGTCACCGGCGGCGTCATCCGCTTCCATCTGACGAAACAGCTCAGCCTCCGGCGGCTGATGCCCTTCCTTATCACCTCCATCCCCGCCGCCTGGCTGGGCGGGCGCCTGCCCGTTCCGGAAACGGTGTTCGTCGGCCTGCTCGGCGCCGCGCTGCTGGTCTCGGGCCTCTACCTCGCCTTCGAGCGCGCGCCCCCCGAAACCGCGCCCCCCACCGGCGCCCCGCCGCCCGGCCTCATCAGCTACGCCACCGGCGCCGCCATCGGGCTTCTCTCAGGGCTCGTCGGCATTGGCGGGGGCATCTTCCTGGCGCCGGTCCTCTATTTTCTCGGATGGGGCACGCCCCGCCAGATCGCGGCAGCCAGCAGCCTGTTCATCCTCGTCAACTCAGTCTCGGGTCTTGCCGGCCAGGTAACGAAACTTCAGGATACGGATGTCCTGCACCTCGCCATGCCCTACTGGCCGCTCCTTCCCCTCGTCGTGATCGGCGGACAGATCGGCAGCTGGATGGCCAGCCAGAAACTCCAGCCCCGGATCGTCAAACGCCTCACGGCCGTCCTGCTGCTCTATGTGGCAGCAAGGCTCCTGTTCACACTGGCAGGCCAGCTCACGCCCTGA
- the moaC gene encoding cyclic pyranopterin monophosphate synthase MoaC, which yields MADLTHIGPDGRARMVDISAKADTEREAIATGRIRMAPETLARALSRDTKKGDPLAIAELAGIMGAKRTADLIPLCHPLPLTGLKVEITEAPEGGALRVIATARTTGKTGVEMEALTAVSAACLTLYDMLKAIDKSMVIEGIELLEKSGGASGSYRKPASA from the coding sequence ATGGCAGACCTCACCCATATCGGCCCCGATGGCCGCGCCCGTATGGTGGACATCTCCGCCAAGGCCGACACCGAACGTGAAGCGATCGCAACCGGCCGCATACGGATGGCCCCGGAAACCCTGGCGCGCGCCCTCTCGCGCGACACCAAAAAGGGCGACCCCCTCGCCATTGCCGAGCTTGCCGGCATCATGGGCGCCAAGCGCACGGCAGACCTCATCCCGCTCTGCCACCCCCTCCCGCTGACGGGCCTGAAGGTGGAGATCACAGAGGCGCCCGAAGGCGGCGCCCTCCGCGTCATCGCCACCGCCCGCACCACCGGCAAGACCGGCGTTGAAATGGAGGCCCTCACCGCCGTCTCCGCCGCCTGCCTCACCCTCTACGACATGCTGAAAGCCATCGATAAATCCATGGTCATCGAAGGCATCGAACTGCTGGAAAAATCCGGCGGCGCATCGGGCAGCTACCGGAAACCCGCCAGCGCATGA
- the moaB gene encoding molybdenum cofactor biosynthesis protein B: MHGINESLPFKPVRISILIVSDTRTEETDTSGHTLSERIRAAGHEVAHHLIVPDDKAAIRNTVSAWIAAPDVDVVITSGGTGLTGRDVTPEAVMPLFEKTIEGFSVIFHMVSYQSVGLSTLQSRAVAGLANSTFIFCLPGSTGAVKDGWDKVISFQLDSRHKPCNLVELMPRLAEI, translated from the coding sequence ATGCACGGCATCAATGAAAGCCTTCCCTTCAAGCCGGTCCGGATCTCCATCCTGATCGTCAGCGATACGCGCACGGAAGAAACCGACACCTCCGGCCACACCCTGTCAGAGCGCATCCGCGCCGCCGGTCACGAGGTCGCTCACCACCTCATCGTGCCCGACGACAAAGCCGCCATCCGCAACACCGTGTCAGCCTGGATCGCCGCGCCGGATGTCGATGTCGTCATCACCAGCGGCGGCACCGGCCTCACAGGCCGTGACGTGACGCCCGAAGCCGTCATGCCCCTGTTCGAGAAAACCATCGAAGGCTTCTCCGTCATCTTCCACATGGTCAGCTATCAGAGCGTCGGCCTCTCAACGCTTCAATCGCGCGCCGTCGCGGGCCTTGCCAACTCCACCTTCATCTTCTGCCTGCCCGGCTCCACCGGCGCGGTGAAAGATGGCTGGGATAAAGTCATCTCCTTCCAGCTCGACAGCCGCCACAAGCCCTGCAACCTGGTCGAGCTGATGCCCCGCCTGGCGGAGATCTGA
- a CDS encoding molybdenum cofactor biosynthesis protein MoaE — MIRLTDTPFDPGDELTRFTATAAGSGAIVSFTGLVRGQSKGGAVQSLFLQAYSPLTERGIAQAAEEARTRWALTGLSILHRTGKMAPEDAIVFVATAAPHRRSAFEAADFLMDYLKTQAVFWKKEVTEAGDQWIEPRPEDYTDAARWAGPQES; from the coding sequence TTGATACGCCTGACAGACACCCCCTTCGATCCCGGAGACGAACTCACCCGTTTTACCGCCACCGCCGCCGGCAGCGGCGCCATCGTCAGCTTCACCGGCCTGGTGCGCGGCCAGTCCAAAGGCGGCGCCGTCCAGTCCCTGTTCCTGCAAGCCTATTCCCCCCTCACCGAGCGCGGCATCGCGCAGGCCGCAGAGGAAGCCCGCACGCGCTGGGCGCTCACAGGTCTCTCCATACTCCATCGAACCGGAAAAATGGCACCGGAAGACGCCATCGTCTTCGTCGCCACCGCCGCCCCCCACCGGCGCAGCGCCTTCGAGGCCGCCGACTTCCTGATGGACTATCTGAAGACGCAGGCGGTATTCTGGAAAAAAGAAGTGACCGAGGCGGGCGACCAATGGATCGAACCGCGCCCCGAAGATTACACCGACGCTGCCCGCTGGGCAGGTCCGCAGGAGAGTTGA
- a CDS encoding MoaD/ThiS family protein, translated as MAQLLFFGRLADLVDPPSQAVQLPGDIQDTLALRAWLDTRHATGGALQEKTVRIAINSEIVVDPAPITNADEIAFMPPVGGG; from the coding sequence ATGGCTCAGCTTCTGTTCTTCGGCCGCCTGGCCGATCTCGTCGATCCGCCCAGCCAGGCCGTCCAGCTGCCCGGCGACATCCAGGACACCCTCGCCCTGCGCGCCTGGCTCGATACGCGCCACGCAACCGGCGGCGCCTTGCAGGAAAAAACCGTCCGCATCGCCATCAACAGCGAGATTGTGGTTGATCCCGCCCCGATCACCAACGCCGACGAGATCGCCTTCATGCCGCCTGTCGGAGGGGGATGA
- the moaA gene encoding GTP 3',8-cyclase MoaA: MADGLGRAPPPPLTDAFGRNVTYLRLSVTDRCDLRCTYCMAEQMTFLPKKDLLTLEELESVADAFIRRGVTKIRITGGEPLVRRDIGTLFDRLGSRLGHGLDELTLTTNATLLTTHAARLYAAGVRRVNISLDTLDADTFKAITRRGDLAQTLAGIAAAKAAGLKVKINTVALKHQNAEEIPGMIAWAHDQGFDITLIEVMPLGLTGEDRYDQYIPLFEIRDRLEQKWTLTDDTARAADAGPSRYARVAETGGRVGFITPLTNNFCAGCNRVRVTCTGRIYMCLGHDDHVDLRSALRDTADPAAALNAALDRALRGKPEKHAFGIRARAETPALPRHMSVTGG, encoded by the coding sequence ATGGCTGACGGACTGGGACGCGCCCCGCCCCCACCCCTCACAGACGCTTTCGGGCGCAACGTCACCTATCTGCGCCTCTCGGTGACAGACCGCTGCGATCTGCGGTGCACCTACTGCATGGCCGAACAGATGACCTTCCTGCCGAAAAAGGATCTTCTGACGCTGGAAGAACTCGAAAGCGTCGCCGATGCCTTCATCCGCCGGGGCGTCACCAAAATCCGCATCACCGGCGGCGAGCCCCTCGTGCGCCGCGACATCGGAACCCTGTTTGACCGTCTGGGCAGCCGCCTCGGCCACGGCCTGGACGAACTCACCCTCACCACAAACGCCACCCTGCTCACCACCCACGCCGCCCGCCTCTACGCCGCCGGCGTCCGCCGCGTGAACATCTCGCTGGACACGCTCGACGCCGACACCTTCAAAGCCATCACCCGGCGCGGTGATCTTGCCCAGACCCTCGCCGGCATCGCCGCTGCAAAAGCCGCCGGCCTCAAGGTCAAGATCAACACCGTCGCCCTCAAACACCAGAATGCCGAGGAAATCCCCGGCATGATCGCCTGGGCACATGATCAGGGCTTTGACATCACCCTCATCGAAGTCATGCCCCTCGGGCTGACCGGCGAAGACCGGTATGACCAGTACATTCCCCTGTTCGAGATCCGCGACCGGCTGGAACAGAAATGGACGCTCACGGACGATACCGCGCGCGCCGCCGATGCCGGCCCGTCCCGCTATGCCAGGGTTGCCGAAACCGGCGGCCGGGTCGGCTTCATCACCCCGCTGACCAATAATTTCTGCGCCGGCTGCAACCGCGTCCGCGTCACCTGCACCGGCCGCATCTACATGTGCCTCGGCCATGACGATCACGTCGATCTGCGCAGCGCCCTTCGCGATACCGCAGACCCCGCCGCCGCCCTCAACGCCGCGCTGGACCGCGCCCTGCGCGGCAAGCCGGAAAAACACGCCTTCGGCATCCGCGCCCGCGCCGAAACCCCGGCCCTGCCCCGTCACATGTCGGTCACGGGCGGCTGA